A single genomic interval of Nocardioides palaemonis harbors:
- the qcrA gene encoding cytochrome bc1 complex Rieske iron-sulfur subunit — MSNDHTPEPYDSHVPAHREAEPIPDPGLPEHTWRPTDVDPKAEKRAERQIAAMFILAMVSAVLFVVAYFSLEVGDNWDTFLGMGASTMALGVTLGVSLLLIGVGIIHLARKLMADVEMVEMRHPAASPQEDRDATVEALNAGLDEAGIGRRPLVRNTMLGAVGVLGLPAVVLLRDLAPGDTLDIDKLAHTIWEPGMRLVRDVVGTPILASEVEMGDLINAAPEAMFPTEENGYPELHGAEEQVQKAKGAIIVVRMNPEDITHGEGRDKWTVDGIICYSKICTHVGCPISLYERTTHHVLCPCHQSTFDLADSAKVVFGPAARPLPQLPLAVDEEGYLVAQSDFNEPIGASYWEREKQ, encoded by the coding sequence GTGAGCAACGACCACACCCCCGAGCCGTACGACTCGCACGTGCCGGCCCACCGCGAGGCCGAGCCGATCCCGGACCCGGGCCTCCCGGAGCACACCTGGCGTCCGACCGACGTCGACCCCAAGGCCGAGAAGCGCGCCGAGCGCCAGATCGCCGCGATGTTCATCCTCGCGATGGTCAGCGCCGTCCTGTTCGTCGTCGCGTACTTCTCCCTGGAGGTCGGCGACAACTGGGACACCTTCCTCGGCATGGGTGCCTCCACGATGGCCCTCGGCGTGACGCTCGGCGTCTCGCTGCTGCTGATCGGCGTCGGCATCATCCACCTCGCCCGCAAGCTGATGGCCGACGTGGAGATGGTGGAGATGCGCCACCCCGCCGCCTCCCCGCAGGAGGACCGCGACGCCACCGTCGAGGCCCTCAACGCCGGCCTGGACGAGGCCGGCATCGGCCGCCGCCCGCTGGTCCGCAACACGATGCTGGGCGCCGTCGGCGTGCTCGGCCTGCCCGCCGTCGTCCTGCTGCGCGACCTCGCGCCGGGCGACACCCTCGACATCGACAAGTTGGCCCACACGATCTGGGAGCCGGGCATGCGCCTGGTGCGCGACGTCGTCGGCACCCCGATCCTCGCCAGCGAGGTCGAGATGGGCGACCTGATCAACGCCGCGCCCGAGGCGATGTTCCCGACCGAGGAGAACGGCTACCCCGAGCTCCACGGAGCCGAGGAGCAGGTCCAGAAGGCCAAGGGCGCGATCATCGTCGTCCGGATGAACCCCGAGGACATCACCCACGGCGAGGGCCGTGACAAGTGGACCGTCGACGGGATCATCTGCTACTCCAAGATCTGCACCCACGTCGGGTGCCCGATCTCCCTCTACGAGCGCACCACCCACCACGTGCTGTGCCCGTGCCACCAGTCGACCTTCGACCTCGCGGACTCCGCCAAGGTCGTCTTCGGTCCGGCTGCCCGGCCCCTTCCGCAGCTGCCCCTGGCGGTCGACGAAGAGGGCTACCTCGTCGCACAGAGCGACTTCAACGAGCCCATCGGGGCCAGCTACTGGGAGCGTGAGAAGCAGTGA
- the qcrC gene encoding cytochrome bc1 complex diheme cytochrome c subunit, translating into MRLLNRTAGRLSRHRRGPLAGLVVLLLGLVISGSLYTALAPAQAQNQASETEQVAQGKELFLTSCAFCHGKNGEGVPTVRDGYQLGPSLVGVGAAAVDFQVGTGRMPMASPGAQAPRKPVAFSDDEVAALAAYVASLGPGPDIPDESDYSIEGLSDEEREEAITRGGQIFLTNCTACHNFNGAGGAMPRGGYAPTLHGVEGKYIYEALLTGPQNMPNFSNGNLSPEEKRDVIAYLGSIQDTPEYAGFTLGGLGPVSEGLFAWVVGIGGLIGGAVWIASHTTRSKKSKVNA; encoded by the coding sequence GTGCGTTTGCTGAACCGAACCGCAGGCCGCCTCTCCCGGCACCGCCGGGGACCGCTCGCGGGACTCGTCGTGCTGCTGCTGGGTCTGGTGATCAGCGGCTCCCTCTACACCGCCCTTGCTCCCGCGCAGGCCCAGAACCAGGCCAGCGAGACCGAGCAGGTCGCGCAGGGCAAGGAGCTGTTCCTCACCAGCTGCGCGTTCTGCCACGGCAAGAACGGCGAGGGCGTGCCCACGGTGCGTGACGGCTACCAGCTCGGCCCGTCGCTCGTCGGCGTGGGCGCCGCTGCCGTCGACTTCCAGGTCGGCACCGGCCGGATGCCGATGGCCAGCCCCGGTGCCCAGGCGCCGCGCAAGCCGGTCGCGTTCAGCGACGACGAGGTCGCCGCGCTGGCCGCCTACGTCGCCTCGCTCGGCCCCGGCCCGGACATCCCGGACGAGTCGGACTACTCGATCGAGGGCCTGTCGGACGAGGAGCGCGAGGAGGCCATCACCCGCGGTGGCCAGATCTTCCTCACCAACTGCACCGCGTGCCACAACTTCAACGGCGCCGGCGGCGCGATGCCGCGCGGCGGCTACGCCCCCACCCTCCACGGGGTCGAGGGCAAGTACATCTACGAGGCGCTGCTGACCGGCCCGCAGAACATGCCGAACTTCAGCAACGGCAACCTGTCGCCCGAGGAGAAGCGTGACGTCATCGCCTACCTCGGCAGCATCCAGGACACGCCCGAGTACGCCGGCTTCACGCTCGGTGGCCTCGGCCCCGTCTCCGAGGGCCTGTTCGCCTGGGTCGTCGGCATCGGCGGCCTCATCGGCGGCGCCGTCTGGATCGCCTCGCACACGACGCGCAGCAAGAAGAGCAAGGTGAACGCGTGA